Below is a window of Humulus lupulus chromosome 2, drHumLupu1.1, whole genome shotgun sequence DNA.
attcaccggttggtcaggctgcgaggcaggtgcggtctgatttctggccaatagcaaggctgcttcaagggctgccatggcttcgttctggcggcggtccacctccgcctgcctctcgctcaattctgcgcgctgccgttcaatctcctgctgctgccgcgccataacttcagcggaagtctcctgactggctctcagactagccagctcttcctgcaacgcgcccagggtactcttcagcgttgcatcatccatttcctcctcctcaaagtccagttgtggctcatcctccgccatgcttgcaagaggaggaggaggtggcgggtttgacggtgcagcggcggccgcctgtccagttttctttccagctttcgccattagttttctcaacaacgataaatcaagctctcaatgaaagcaccagaatgttgacccaagatttggccaactgacaaggagtcaaaatatgcttgatatgaatgaaagagatgaaaagaacgtaatgacaaaagtaaataagacattattttatagtggttcggccccaggatctggtaatgacctacgtccacttagaatgatattgatataaaaaccagaagggtgatcaaagaactagggttcaatgagtttcaccactttctcaagATCAATACAATATTTCTAGGATAATTACTATGATCTCTCACgtatcaaaagccaaaagtcccctcccttgagctatctcttgctatttataggctcaagggggattacaaaagattgttacagatattctctcctgaataatcggatacccaggagattgtgtgagataaattcgggattcataaagatcttcccataaatgtcgccttgtacacggaactatcgaccagactggtcgcgggtaagatagacttacactgcttctaatgtgtcctctggtcgatactctagcagaacgtttccaggtgtcagccacgtgtccagggattacttgccacgtcaccaatgctaattttatggataacaacCACCaaagccaaggtgtttctcaggggaactagggtttaaccctatttttgccacttaggtcggcgggttgtaacttttatactgtaatggccatttttgattgtaaataactttgtaaacccttttatgggcccatatacagtttaacgttttaaataaaatatatcaattccttttgatcaagattttcaccctggcctattaataacacctagatgcacgtttataaactaatgacttgtttagagagttaagcactgtttaaagtacACATTGTGACGGTCTtgggctatccagggcattacacaaagTAATAGGAAGCTTAAAATGTTAGAAAAATGTAAATTGcatcaatggaaatggtaaaaaccCTCAACTCTATACAAAATAGTACAAAtaaacaaggattgattaaataatgttacaactctatgactgaaaaaaaatacaaatagaaTAAGAGAAAAAGTAGAAGAGGAGAATAGAATAATACAAcgctaaacaaaagttacaaataaagtaatagtGTTTGTAGCAAAGTaaataaaagattacaactctaaacaagaaatacaagtaaatagtaaaagaagaataagatgaaaagcaataatagaaaagaaataacaagaacaaaagataagaatactctcactcacaccatcaaagtgaagagtattagggatcaccaacttgtaCAAAGTTTGCaacttttgtccaaaagcttatttctcctaGCTCAAGCACTAAGGGAGCTTTCATAATTTTGAAATAGCTCTCTggataatcaagcctctaggtgttttctagccaagtgttctaatggatagaaaatattGTGTCTTATAACAGAGCAAttggctcctatttatagagttttgagacaccatttgaatttccaattccaccaacccccacgaatgttaccaatgattaattggatgtttatggaattagaAAGGAGATTTGGAATTATTTGAGTTGTTCAAGAAAATTGGAAAAAATGAAAAATTGGCAGCCAGCTTTCCTAGCCTCGGCCGTGGCTCTCTGTCACCTAGGTCGTGGCCAGCAATGCCTCTGGCTGCGACCACTGGTCTTTTTCAGCACACAATTTTGTGCTATTATTTCCAAACGGTTTCAAACaattcccaattgattttgtacccccaaacacattattggggttaaaaccaAATCTCGAACAACCATTTCACTTATGGCTttgaaaaattcaaatcaaaattgtATAACAataaatttacacaataatgggtaatatttgggagttacaaatttgttactgaaattgtaactctcaagtatgttacacatttgtatTACACACTATACAAAATGTTGTAACTCTCATTTGTATGTTATaacatgtgacactctttgtcacatttatttaatctaaaacattatagtATAAagtaatataacattcccccaatagattaaatagttatatattgtaacacttatttgatcaatcaacattatattttaaaatataacatatcccctacttgattaaataataactctctcttatGATTgacattgcattggtgcataaagtaaagtgttcttcaacttgaactttactatagtgtaattatcacaaaattggttgaaaatttggttgcactaggcattgaactatctttccatgataacaaattggtgataacacacacacttttgtcatgttcacttgagacctctatgtcttgctTTGCACCATTagtggccatgtgcactttccattcatggacgttcttgagaatactcccaaatCTCATGAGAGAcaacaccacccctaggtccatataggtagaactcttacagtattttgttaccaaaaatacttgtcttcacaagtcTGATTTCCACAAAAAAAATTCTCGGGTTTagccctcaacttggtaactcacaagtactcaacatctcagatcgggctattttgagtacaactaatattcacttgattaacTTATTAGTACCTATTGAACCAAATATTAGTTAagtaactagtattaagataccatcaatcgtgaatctctttacgGGGTTTAAGTCCCATctctcgagatgatgtagccactaaatctctcgttagtggcttagtgaaggGATCCGTCAAGATTTCACATGTTCTCACAtatgatattgagatgactcattTTTGAATCatttctcttacatatccatatcttagactaatgtgtctggacttcccattatatactccgcaatatgctctagccaatgtttcttggctatcacaatgtatcgatatagtggatacattctctttgattaggggtatatccatcaaaagatcccttaaccattcaacCTCTTTGCCGGTGGTAGCTAGAGCTATGAATtgtgcttccatagtggaatgagataaacaagtttgtttcttggaatcccaagaaattgcacccccaccaagtgtaaatacccaaccattggtggacaagttgtccccaagattggatatctagcttgcatctgtatatccttctaagattgaaggaaatttggagtagtgaaggctcaGTCCTTTAGTTTTCTTGACATAACCTAGAACTCTCCCAATAGCCTTCcggtgatccacacttggattacttgtaaacctaatgagtttacttaccgcaaatgtaCAGTAaagtctagtacattgggcagcgtacataagactccctatagtacttgtgtactccaattgagccaccgctcttccttcattcttctctagttttagactatggtcgaatggagtattgacatctttaaccttgagatggttaaatttgttcaatactttctcaatatagtgTGCTTGCCCCAATGcgaaacccccactatgtttcttcactttgataccaagtatggtgtcaacttctccaagatctttcattgtgaaggttgatgatagaaacctcttcatttcttctatccctttcatgctatcacttagaataagcatgtcatccacatataggaAAAAATGATCACATGtcccttacaagttttgaaatacaaacacttgtctccattgttatgtctaaacccattagacatgataacttgatcgaatttctcatgccattgcttaggagtttgtttcaatccatataaggattttacaagtctacatactttatgttcatatcttggtaggacaaaccctttgggttgttccatatagaccttctgattgaggtcaccattaaggaatgtcgtcttgacatccatttgatgaagatacaagttgtgtataaaatccaaagagaaaaaaagtcttatagaagttgttcttgcaataggcccataggtatcgaaataatcaataccctcattttgcctaaaccctttagctactaatctagctttaaaggtttggatagtgccatcagtgtggtatttgctcctaaatacccacttacacccaattggcttagactcCAGTGGTAGGtccaccaattcccaagtgttgttggaaagaatggaatccatctcatcattgatggcttcttttcaaaatgcactatctcttgatttcacggcttctctataagtcttaggatcatcctcaatgataagtacaataggaattttcctaattaCTTCCTCTATATTTCattctaccatgtagaaagaaattcgtcaagaatctatctcatccaatccTAGACTTTTCTCATTTCTAGCCCTTTGACTTtttctaagttcaatgggttgctctacattcctttgagaattctcctcttgagaatcatttttggatgtagatgcttgagaattgttctcatataacaaattctcctttagagatgttgaagcttgagaattattgtcacataacatgttctcaaagaattcaacttctcttgatactatcacaatattagactctaagtctaatagcctataagctttactattgttggcataaccaacaaaatcacaccttatggctcttgaacctaactttattCTATTAGgttgtaatgccctgactaattctagacctcggaccattaaaaactactaaacatgactactattttggaatacattcaagaaataatagatctttattaaaaatccaaaatacgggatcccattgtttaatacataaaacataaagaaaacataaacctttatttaattgttcaaaaactaattgcggaaataaatacataaattaaaagacttgaaataacttcatcctcgatcttctggaagtccatccattcagtccatccccaatacacatgccaaagctgccaagaatccatcccgccttctaagctcattttcttgcaccatctaaactaaaaggaatgagcctaatgcccagcaaggaaaatctactaaaaatatatatcataaatcataagactatatcataaaacatatactataaaacatatgaggtaaaaacatatatcatataggactacaatattaatggtcattaactcaacattgtagcatgtgataaaaccatctaggtcctcagtctactaatcaaggtaggttagatcacaaagtagtatatgataaaccatctaggtccccagtctactaatcgaggtagggtaaatcataactctaaaccacgataatgataaaaatcttggggtttgctatctaagcaactataagccctaagCGACTAAaatcatattcatacatatatacatagcacataacatatcgtAGCAtacaaacatatcataacacatatgatctaacctattttccttaccaaaaaccgggatattggagacaagaacaggattggaaaactccttaaaccaacaataagaatcatgagttttctaaagaaatggagatgaaaaagagatctaaaccgtcaagatagaaacttaccaaaaaccttaagtttcaagaaacttaaatacctaaccaagaagccataaaatcaagttaggatctgaaagaaaaccaaagaaaataatagaactatgatggattacaTCTGAGgttaagaataccttgaatgggcTAGAACTTTGATCttcacctcaataccaaaataacactctatcttacttcccatgtgtttagaaaagcttagattggaaaagctttttaaatcccaaaaccctagtgttttctctctagaatagcTTAGCAGCGTGGAGCctttgaagaatgcttgaataatgaatgaaatggctgagtactaggtcctatttatagaattcaaggagtgaaactaaccctttttaaaaagaataactaaatgaatataaattgaatatatttgaaattttggttcaacagatgcccagaactcggtcaaaaacgttcatgAGCAAATCtaggttgagggctgtttctaatttaaatctacaaagtttcaaaaatggctccaagagccgatatatcacctaccctagacgatatatcacccctacctatgccccgagcttctgtggtttcgttcgtgcgaagtcgacgtgttttccgtatcttccgtagacgacatatcagcccctatagctgcgatatattgccatacgatgatattttaaacacgtttttgcacactttcagcatatttgaagtttgttaaaacaactttttctgagtaaaacatgatcctaacaactgctggaaggATCTAGAGCTTGTAGATTcatctattattaatttattcatctaaaatccttaaatccttaaataaacatgaatgtgacaagtgtcatgctcttaataattctatctaaaccttaggttataataaataatatttctaggaccagctatattaatcaaaccttatgttataaccaatatttctaaactataggttaaacttataaaatccataactatttctatgagtttccaaataaatcccggcttgaaccaatatccacgaaaactaaaatactacaagctactactaactactactactactatctaactaagtaaattTCTGAGATGCTACATAAGTTCGAATTTCTTGCAATATGTAAGACACCCCCACATTTTGAAGTACCCTATATTAGgatttcttcctttccataactcatatgaagATATGAATACcttgtgaaaatttctcaagaaaataatcactaatttcacttttagttgtctaaataatctcaacaatcacttaaacaacttttgagcattttctaagagtctctttgagattcttttgaaaacatcattttgacatccattgattttctcatcaaaatcaatttgaagatgtcaatttttaagcacttaaataaaagaaaataaacccttaatgatttatttaaacactttgatttctaatgctttgGTTTAAAAGTATCTCCTCactgagattaatttaaacatatcaccatctttaactaaaatgaataaaattctcttcaatTTTATTCACTATTggtataaagattcaaaatttcttatccaattttgtaatgtctcctcattgagacattgaatatttaagaattattgtcactaaataattctcaaatattttctcttCAGGCCTCTctttagactccaagcctatatgtcaatatgtcatcccataattttggATCCCCTTAATCCATTTTTCATGCAATAACAATACACACTTATCAAAAGATGCAACCCCCTtaggttcttcttttcttatcttataattgagatgctcaacactttaaatgagaaattttaatttccCAAATAATTCACTTTATTCACCAAAGAAATGGCAACTTATAATATttcaataatataggataaaatatatctatattattaccttaattttcttattgtatgacacaccataataattctcatgtatatatcaatatacttttatatattaacataattatgtctcaaagaaatttcacataatttgtcaacatacATCTATCACATTAGCATGCATTTTGAAGctcataattatattgtaagtatatcacaaatatcatacaataatttacatatccacatattgatatattctattgattcacaaaaataatatataggcatgtcaaaaactacctaattatcatgctttataaattttcaaaaaataattttcatgtcaatATATGTACTACTATCTCACATATAGTATACATATAAGATTAACAATCCCTAGATTATGTAGAGCttgtcaaaagttcacttctaaggattacacgttaactttcacaaatagatGTGTCAACGGtgttacaatgtatctcatattgtATTAACATGTTATCATCTACACAATTATTCATAGATCAATATTTGAAAACATGTtaatacatgaaataaaatttcatcaaAAATAGTGTATGCCTTTTCCTTTTCTTACAATCTAGTAAAATTCGATCCATAAACCTAGACAACCTCACTAGGTTTTAGTTCATAATCTTGATGGTCGCACCTTTCCTTGAAACAAACAAAatggtaagcttttgaatgttagaaaaATGTAAATTGTcttaatggaaatggtaaaaattcttacaactctaagcaaaatagtacaaataaacaaggattgattaaataatgttacaaaTCTATAAATGAAAAATTATAAATAGTATAAGAGAAGAAGTAGAAGAGGAGAATAgaagaatacaactctaaacaaatgttacaaataaagtaatagtgtttgtagcaaaggaaataaaagattacaactctaaacaataAATACAAGTAAATTGGAAAAGAAGAataagatgaaaagcaatagtagaaaagaaataacaagaacaaaagataagaacactctcactcacaccaccaaagtgaagagcattggggatcaccaacttgaataaggtttgCAACCTTTGTcaaaaagtttatttccccctaactcatgCACTAAGGGAACTTTCACAATTTGGAAATAActctctagaataatcaagcctctaggtgttttctagccaagtactctagtggatagaaaaatatTGTGTCTTACCAGTGAGCAATAAGCTCCTATTTACAAGTGAGAAACAAAGTAGATAATGTTCTATTGACCACTTTATTTTGACCATCAATTTGTGGGTGACAGGTAGTAGAAAACAAAAGCTTAGTACCTAGCTTTCCCCACAAAGTCttccaaaaatagcttaagaatTTTGCATCTCTATCTGAAACAATGCTCTTGGGCATGCCATGCAATCTTACAATttcattgaaaaaaaaatcagcaaTATGTGATGTATCATCGGTTTTATGACACGGACTGAAATGTGCCATTTTTGAAAACCTATCTACAACCACATATATGGAATCCCTTCCTTTTTGAGACCTAGGTAAACCCAAAACAAAGTCCATAGATATGTTAATCCAAGGTTCACTAGGAATAGGCAAAGGAGTATACAAACCATGAGGCTTAACCTGAGACTTAGCTTTTCAACATGTAATACACTTCTCACAAACTCGTTCAACATCTCTTTTCATATGAGGCCAAAAAAAATGTTCATAACAAATGTCTAATGTCTTAGATACACCAAAATGCCCCATCAAGCCAACCCCATGAGATTCTTTAACAAGCAAGTCACACAATGAACTTTTAAGCACACATAGCTTATTTTCTCTAAACAAAAACCCATCATGCCTAAAGAATTTTCCAAAAGCTTCTTTGTCACACGCATTGAATACATTAGAAAAGTCACAATCATTAACATAAAAATCGTTAATGTATTCAAAACCAACCAATTTTGCATCTAAGGTAGAGAGTAAAACATACATGCGAGGTAAAGCATCAGACACAATGTTTTCCTTACCTTGCTTGTACTTGATGACATAAGGAAATGTTTCAATAAACTCAACCCATTTGGCATGTAATTTATTTAACTTTTGTTGATTCTTCAAATGTTTTAAAGATTCATGATCAATGTGAATCACAAACTCTTTTGGCCAAAGGTAGTCTTGCCAAGTTTCCAATGCCCTAACCAATGCATACATCTCCTTGTCATAAGTAGGATAGTTTAAGGTTGTTCCACTTAACTTTTCACTAAGGTATGCAATAGGATGACTCTTCTGCATTAGAAAAACTCCAATATATATTCCTGAAGCATCACACTCAATCTCAAAAGTTTTAGTGAAATTAGGTAAAGCAAGCAAAGGCGCATTAgtaaatttttctttaattaaatcGAATGCCTTCTCTTGGTCATCACCCCACTTAAAACCAACATTCTTTTTAATAAGTTCAGTCAAAGGTGCGGCTAAGCTACTAAAATCTTTCACAAATCTTCGATGAAAAGTAGCCAACCCATggaaacttctaacattacccaCACTTGTAGGTCTCAGCCAGTCTCGAATTGCACTCACCTTTTCTTCATCCACCTTAATTCCTTGGGCACTAACAACAAAACCAAGAAACACAAGCTTATCTGTACAGAAGGTACACTTTTTGAGATTAGCAAACAACTTTTCTTTTCTTAAAACATCTAAAACAAGTTTTAAATGCTCAACATGATCATCCGCGTTTTTGCTATAAATTAGGATATTATCAAAATACACAATACAAAATTTTCCAATAAAAGCATGCAAAACATGATTCATTAATCTCATGAAAGTactaggtgcattagttaatccaaatggcataactaaccactcatataaaccatgttttgttttaaaggcAGTTTTCCATTCATCTCCTTCTCTCATCCTAATTTGATGATATccacttttaagatcaattttggtaaaaacacaagaaccatgcaattcatcaAGCATATCATCTAATCTAGGAATAAGATGTCTACACTTTACAATGATTTTGTTGATGGCTTGAcaatcaacacacatcctccatgaTCCATCTTTCTTAGGAACAAGCAACATTGGAACCGCACAGTGACTCATGCTCTCACGCACATGCCCCTTCTCCATGAGCTCACCAACTTGCCTTTGAAACTCTTTTGTTTCCTTAGGATTGCTCCTATAGGCTGGCCTATTTTGGATTGTTGCTCCAGGTATAAAATCAATCTGATGCTTAATTCCCCTTATTGGTAGTAAACCATTGGGTACCTATTcttgaaatacatcatcaaaGTCTTGAAAAAGAGAAACAACAACACTAGGCAAGGAAATGTTACGTTCATTAGTATTTAAACAAGCCACTTTGTACAAAAGTACAATCATAGGCTGGTTTGTCAACAAAACTCTTTTGATCTCTTTTTCTTTTGCAAAGAAATTCATTTTCttcctctcttttctttcttcgcTTGCCAAtatttctttctcttttctgtacctttttctcttcttttaatCTTTGCCTCTCTTGTTTTTGTATTCTCACTCTTTTTTTTAACttcacttgatcttcatacacttgTTTTGGATTTAATGGTATAAGAGTGATTGGTCTTTCATTGAATACAAATGAGTATATATTAGAATAACCATTGTGAGTGACATGTCTGTTGAATTGCCACGATCTTCCCAAAAGAATATGTGACGCGTGCATTGGAACCACATCACATAAAACCTCATCTTTGTATTTCCCAATTGAGAATGACACCAAAACTTGCTTGTTCACCTTAACTTGTCAACAATCATTCAACCATTGTAGCTTGTATGGTCTAGGATGTTTCAAAGTTGGTAAATTCAATTTTTGCACCAAACTAGTGCTAACCACATTAGTACAACTTCCATCATCAATAATCATGCTACATACCTTTTCATTAACATGGCATCtagtatgaaaaatatttttatgttgtAGCTCCTCATCTTCCTTGACTTGTACATTTAGAGCTCTCCTTGCAACCAAAAGCCCTCCATCAACTGGATACTCAATATCACTTGcatcctccaatggtggcatagAATCATTATTGGACTTGCCTTCGGTCTCAATATCCCCATTTTCTTTCAAAATCATCACTATTTTATTTGGACACTGACTAGCAATATGACTCCTTCTCAAACATTAAAAGCATTTAACATCTCTATTTCTAAAAGGTTGGGAATGAGTTTTACCTTGGTTAGTGGTGCCTCCATTTTTGTTGTCTTTGGGCGCTTCAACCTTGTTCTTGGATTGAGGTTTCTCATCCTTCTTGCTCCAATTCTGATTCCAAGTTGAAGAAGAACCAGAACTTTGACCCATCCTTGTGGAACCTTTCTTGTTCAATTGACACTCCACCTTTATGGCCATATGTAGCATGTCATTCAGCTCAACATAATGTTGTAGTTCCACCACGTTTGCAATGTCACAGTTTAAACCAGCTAAGAAACTGGCCATAGTAGCTTCTCGATCCTCCTCCACGTCAACCCTAATCATTGCTATCTCCATCTCCTTGTGGTAATCTTCAACACTTCTAGACTCTTGAGTGAGGCTTTGCAGCTTTTGAAATAATTCCTTGCAGTAGTGACTTGGAATGAATCTTCTTCTCAAGATAGCTTTCATTTC
It encodes the following:
- the LOC133814742 gene encoding uncharacterized protein LOC133814742: MKAILRRRFIPSHYCKELFQKLQSLTQESRSVEDYHKEMEIAMIRVDVEEDREATMASFLAGLNCDIANVVELQHYVELNDMLHMAIKVECQLNKKGSTRMGQSSGSSSTWNQNWSKKDEKPQSKNKVEAPKDNKNGGTTNQENGDIETEGKSNNDSMPPLEDASDIEYPVDGGLLVARRALNVQVKEDEELQHKNIFHTRCHVNEKVNKQVLVSFSIGKYKDEVLCDVVPMHASHILLGRSWQFNRHVTHNGYSNIYSFVFNERPITLIPLNPKQVYEDQVKLKKRVRIQKQERQRLKEEKKVQKRERNIGKRRKKREEENEFLCKRKRDQKSFVDKPAYDCTFVPNGLLPIRGIKHQIDFIPGATIQNRPAYRSNPKETKEFQRQVGELMEKGHVRESMSHCAVPMLLVPKKDGSWRIKNADDHVEHLKLVLDVLRKEKLFANLKKCTFCTDKLVFLGFVVSAQGIKVDEEKVSAIRDWLRPTSVGNVRSFHGLATFHRRFVKDFSSLAAPLTELIKKNVGFKWGDDQEKAFDLIKEKFTNAPLLALPNFTKTFEIECDASGIYIGVFLMQKSHPIAYLSEKLSGTTLNYPTYDKEMYALVRALETWQDYLWPKEFVIHIDHESLKHLKNQQKLNKLHAKWVEFIETFPYVIKYKQGKENIVSDALPRMYVLLSTLDAKLVGFEYINDFYVNDCDFSNVFNACDKEAFGKFFRHDGFLFRENKLCVLKSSLCDLLVKESHGVGLMGHFGVSKTLDICYEHFFWPHMKRDVERVCEKCITC